The DNA region GTTGACTTTTGATACAGACTGAACCTATTTATGAAAACCATAAACAGtaacagtgattttttttgGGTGCATTTGGGGCCGATGGGGCCGATATTTCGGCCCCTTCCCCTACAAAAATTgagctgtattttcccaatttcatgtaaatattttcccacATAAAGAAACACCTATAAGATGCtaaatatatgcattttaaaagAAGGGAAAATGTAgtatttttccaaattaaaaGGCACAGGCCCCTGAAATgatcatatatacaaaaatcACTGAGTAGGTAGGCTagctttatttgatttcattttgtaaattgatttatggTTTAATACTTATCAgtataataattttttataagAATGACTTAAAGGTCATATCATGCACCccatcatttttcattttaaatggcCGGCCTGGGCATTATTGGGTCATATATGGTAGCTCTGATGTTTATACTTACAGCCTCAGCACCAATCTTTTAGTTATGGTCTTCATGATGTTTATATAGAATTTACAGAGGCTGAGGTCTGCTGGACTTCTAACCAGACATTGGTGAGCTGCCTGTGGGGAAAAAcaggaaattaattaaaacaggaaattaatttagtgtacatgtatagataaaaaaaatatctcaatGTAACTCAGAGTGAAGTCCCTTGAATGAAAATTGAAGagttcaaatacatgtatgtatgctaTTTGaagtaattattataaaaagagtaaaaaaaataatgatccaaatactgtacatatatgtagGTAAATGTATATCTGACACATCaatcaaattataaattaaaatgataattataaattttgaaaggggagataacttcaaAGTGCACCTCAGTCATGTTCTATTTACAATTACCGACTCTATGAAGACTGCATGATAAcaaatctaaatatattttataggtGAATGGAACTAGACAATTTTTTTCCAGAGGCatatcctacatgtatatattgtattatagatgatatatagatctacttaaatttgttttttaatttctaattgTATGCTGGGCTCACGCTTCCCATTCGCATTTTTGTTATTAACAAATCAATCTGGCTAATTGCTAAAACAAACTAATCctattttgcaaaaaaatgtgAAAGTTTTTCTTCACTCGCCCGATATCCAATCACACTGACATGAGCTTCAAACACCAGCAAAATGTGTATAATGCACGACTTAATCTCAATCCACTACCCCCGTTTATGCTTTTGCTATATAGTAAGTTTACCGGGGTGTTACTTTCATAGCAAGTCTAAAACAGTTGATAAGTTAATGAGTTACTGTACCCGgtgtatattttaatgttgaaggAATGTAAAGAAACAGTTAAATATGCATGACAGAGGATGGTGAATGATCAGGAGCttttgtatgtgtgtacttTTCAATTTAtgcacaaaatacataatttggtGCTTCCAAGtgatttaatttttcattatgaAATGCTGTGAATGCacaatttgctaaatgaaattatcatttgCTAAAGAGAAAAGAATATCTTTTGCAACTTTTGCTAAGCAAACTTGAAAGTTAGTGTGAACCCAGGTATGCTATAATTACGATGTTTTAATGGCTCAATTATTAATCACTTGAAATTGATCTTTTGTATCATTTGTCATAcctaattaatataattataatcataaacaaacaaaaccatttGCATTAAACAGTACCTAAACAACTCTACATGgtagaagggagacaactccttgATAGGGATGCTTTAAAGTTACGTCATTTTTAGTTATTAATAAACGAGGTTGGTATTACACTTCAGATAATAAGTTAATCAGTGAAGATTGATCGTCAATAAATATGGCAGGAAAAACAGAGAACTTTGACTAAGACGTGCATGCATGTTGTTAACGGGATTCAATATTAACCTAGTACCAATCTCCGAACCTGGCGATCATGTGTACACGTAGACATATTCCAGAAATTTATCGAGTTAAGTTCTATGTAATACCTGGTACAGGAAATTAATCCGTTGATATGCTTCTTTGTTAACGACATAATTATTATCTTTTGACTTTCCCATTTGGaaggaagggaagtaactctaaacctTGAAGCCTGTGTTAATCCGAGTCTCGCTAACGCTTTGCATAATTGGACGAAACTCTCAAGCGTGATCCAAACGTTGACTTTTTCAAAACATGTCCTTCGTGTGTACTTTGCTTGTATAATCTCCACTGCTCAAGAAGAGACGCTTCACTGCGATATGGACATCAAATGGACGTTGTCTACTTAAACAACTGCTGTATTAgaagataatgaaattattgGAAAACACATTGACAGATCAATAATGGAGAACGCCCCCAATGGGAGTTGACCAGTGGGACGATGGCCCACACTTGGTTACCAGTGACGGGGAGAACTTGTCGGATTTGTTTTAATCGTATGAATGTATTTTCATCAAGTATATCAGCTAGAGTAAGTAAATAGACTATAGCACATAGAGTAGCTTAATCACACTAGTCCTAGATGAATTATCATCAAATAGGCCATcattgatactccaggggttactataactgaccAGCTCACGTTATATCCTAATGAGGAAAACGGTTATtaaaagctagtatattaataattcccgaaataaaaggccaaaataaatttcaaagtaaaatcaaaaatcattttctatGGTAGAATCCACTGAccactatctcatagtaaaacagGGGggcaggtaatttagtcctttgatatacataaaaagaaccATATTACGGTTCaatgtggttgactatgtggcttttaAGCTTggtgtcactctctctgtagtcttcaaaggaaatctttggaggcctgtaatttgattggttcagattttttctcaTGAGTTTCCCCCACTTTTACTATGAGATGGTCCAGCCTCCAGGGGTGGTGATGATGTCAGTAACTCCTGTAACATtagaaacccctggagtatcgaggatgcaaaTATGCCTAAATGTAAATCAGGtagaaaaagtaaatataaattaaacaattaactATAGCACTTAATTAGAATAAGTAAATATACCAAAACACTACATGTCGTTTATcaagtaaatgtataaaaacaatCCCATCaagtatgtacattgtatagtttaaagttaataaaatcaagacatacagtacatgtaaatgcaatcccttgaaatatatatagtacTGTACTACATAAAGTTTAATTTGAAAAGATAGAAAGTGAAGTAAGTATCAGTAAACATGGTTTGCACTGAGTGTTCCATAAATGAGGTCCTAAAATTATATGAATgtggatatttttttattccagCAATATTCATCGAAACCAGCAACTGCAGAGGCAGAGAGTGATGAAAGTGATTGTGAATTTACAAATGGAAAGCCAATCAAATGGCCTCCACCAGAAAATTCGAAACCTACGCAACTGAATAGTAAGGAACATGATTTTCTAATAAAACAAGGCAAGGAAGGCTTCATCATTTTTAATAAACCTGCATCTTCCTTGATCCACGTACACAAGAAAAATGCAGAAAGACATCGAGAGTTCTTTTTTCCGAAGTCAAGTACTGGCATTAAATACACGTCACGAGCCATTGTCGCACAGCTTATCCAACAGGATCGCGTGTCTGTTGACACACTTCAGGAAGAGCGACAGCTGACCAGTCCAGGACTACAGCGTCAGTCAGTGGATGACTTCAATTGGAAGGAACAAAAACTTGACATATCTAAACTGCCTGACTACTACAAAAGGCTTTCAAAGATAAGATTGACTGGTAAGATATATCCCATagcaaaaatttaaatgttaaatgtatgaTACAGTATGCTAcaactttttttaatttcattccAAATTAACAATGAAGCAGATCACTTGTCTTTCTAAAATTTGTATGCAAAAAAGAACAATTAAGGACAAACATGAAGTGTTAAACCTAAAAATGCTTAAGACATCTGATAAACCACTATTGTCTTATTTATAATacacaaattatttatttcagagCATCTTTGTTGTGTTCTTTTATTATAAGCATAACAGGTGTGTTGCACATACGTGTATTACAACTGATTTCTGATTACTTTCATTGCCAGGTCTAGTTGTGCTCACGGCAATGGCCGGTTATGGGATGGGCCCAGCAGCTTTCGATCCTCTGACTTTTACTATGGTGTCCCTAGGAACAGCTCTTACATCATGTTCAGCAAACTCTATCAATCAGGTAGATATGATAATGTAGAaggttttaattgtaaagaGTGATACAATTACCTTATAGCTTCATATACTAAAGGGAATTTCTCTTTAGCTTAGTCGGTAGAGCAGAGGACCAGTAAGTCTGGGGTCACAGGTTTGAGTTCAGGTGGgaatacaatatttttgttataataatatatattttaaagccCCTCCCCCCCATATCCAAGTTACACATTTCACTAGGAAGTTTTTTAAGTGGTGGTAGTAAATTGAAGGTTTTTTTACTGAAACTTTGGCTTTTCTTAGCTATGGCAATAGAAAATGATGAATGTTATATGCAATTTACCAATTCCAAttgtctgaaaaaaatatctaatcAAGTTCATAATGTCCAGTGTCTGAAGTTTTATCATTCAGAAAAAGTGAACGTCAgcatatacattatgtacccTGGTACTAGTTAAGGAATATACCAAAATTATCTGATAGATCATAAATAAAGTTCATAAAtcataatacatgtgtacagcATATTCAAACTTAATTCAGTCTGTTTCCATTGAggcatttatataaaaatattgtaaatatcaagGATTAGATAGCTTCATAGGCCAAAGATAAATTTTATTACtttcaatataaataatgatgatattttagtaaaatgaaatatactAATAaactatacactgtatataattttatttacagtttCTAGAAGTTCCTTTTGATTCTCAAATGAACAGGACAAAGAATAGAGTTCTAGTACAAGGCCACTTAAGGTATGTATATCTAAAAGGTATCCTGGAAAATATCAAGTGAAATGGACTAATAGACAAAATACTGTAAGCTAGATTAttgggactaattcatgtaccacgtgatacccgataacattTGTGAGGGACTATTGTTTTATTGGTGATGGAAAGACGTCAGATGACGTTATCGCGGATTAATGTTATTTCAGCAGGAAGATTACAAAAAGTTAAGTTCCATTACCACTGAAGATACTTGTCCTGCACAAACGTTAaagggtatcacatggtacgtgaattagtcccattactGAAGATgtactcattcacccctaaagacacatttagactcatctaaatcaaagactaggcCAGTCCATTATagaatttcaggggtgattgagttcattcagtaaaacatgtttataataaacacTTTCAGCGTAAATCATTGTTATAacgtagtaattttcattccccatcaatgtttgtataagatatgtgttatatgtgtgacaAACTACAAATGTATGTTTCTTACAAAATTATTCCGTCGGTCCCTAGAGGTTCGTTTTAACTATGAGTCACcctaatatgaatgacatctAAATTGTTTTCATAGTCAGGTTATTTCTAATTTTAGACTTTCTAAAAGTGAAATGACTGATATATATCTGACTTGATAACCTACCTGATAACTTTATCATTACAGTCCCCTGCATGCAGTCACATTCGCGGGCGTATCTGGTGGTCTGGGCTTGGTGATCCTTGCCATGTTCACCAACCCTATAACCACCGCCCTGGGTGCCTTCAACCTCGGCCTCTACACCATGGTCTACACACCCATGAAGAGGACGAGCACCGCTAATACTTGGGTAGGATCGATAGTGGGGGCAATACCCCCAATGATGGGCTGGGCAGCATGTACACAGGAGGTCTAGAGCCAGGTAAGACACAATACATTTCTGAATCTTTCTCATGGCGACATGATATATATCTCAATAATAAAATGATGGTGTTCGACATCTGCCAATAGTTAAGTTTATTAATATCTTGATATCGATCctgtttacatgtacaaaaactgaaaaaaatgttaaaaaaaaaaaaaaaagtcttttgCAACTTATAATCAGCCAAAAAAATATGATACAATAAACTGTGGTAAACCTAGTAAATTAAAAAGAGTAAAAGAGTTATCTGAGTATGCATGCTGTAAATAAGGCGAAATAAGTAAGAAGTTTTgaaaggaaaaaaagaaaaaatttaCTGTTGTCCTTTATATAATGATGTCAACGCTGTGCTTATGTAATAAATAACTTCTCATCAAATCATGATCAAATTTTCTTGCAGGTGCATGGCTACTAGGAGCTATCCTGTTTGCCTGGCAGTTCCCCCACTTTAACGCCCTGAGTTGGAATCTGAGGCCAGATTATTCCCGCGGAGGCTACAGAATGATGTCTGTGATAAACCCGGCTCTTTGTAAACGTGTTGCCCTACGGTACTCCGTGGCGATGATAGGACTTTGTACCCTGGCACCAATCATGGGCGTGACTTCCTGGACGTTCGCCGTAGACTCACTGCCGTTTAATCTTTACATGTCGTACCTCGCTCTTCGATTCTACCAAAAAGGTGACAGTAACTCCTCACGCAAACTCTTTCGTTTCACACTAATACACATCCCTGCAGTTCTGATATTAATGCTGCTCAGCAAGATCACCATGGATAAGGTCGTTTCGTCAGAAGTAGCCGCGGAAAGTGTCACCACTGACAAAGTTATATCTGCAGTAACAGCATCCTCTGTTTCAACAGCGACTGGTCACACAAACAAAACCAAGGGAAATAATTCCATACAAGAAAAGGCAGCTCAAAATGTGTAACAAACATCTTCTGTTTAGAATTCTATGCGAGGTTTGCTGTCCACCATTTGTGATACCAGGGttgtaaaataacaaaacgTTATCAAACTCAGGTGGGTTACAAATAATATTGAAGCATCAAAGTGTCAtgttaacttattcacccctgtgATTTCAATATAGACTGGTCCAGTCTTAGAAGTAGAAGAACTCAAATGTGTCTTGAGGTGAATGGATTAGATTTTGTCTATTGATGCTCAAAGAAAATGATGTGTGTACCGGTACAATGAATTTCTGAGCTGATATCAACACATGTTTTCTCAGGTTTCATCATAGCTGCCATCATATGTATTTGTGATTGTGATATGACTTTATGTAATTTAATAAGGAAAATATTTCTACTATAATAATAGATACAAATTATGCCTAATGTATGCTGCAAGGAACACATATCTCATTCCTAAGTGAGTGGTGAAATGCTTGTGATAATTTTCTATTCATTCGTGTGACCAGTGTGACAAGGCGCTTTTGTATACAAGGTTTCGTCTGGGTTATTAACTGTGAAATATATGTCCAGCAGGAGGAAACTGTATTTAAAGAATAGATTCATCCATACAGACAGGTGCTACAGAAAGGTTATTCCAAATATTCTCTGACACCAAAATAAGGTCATTTTGAGAGATTATCGTTTGGTTTAGGCccacactacatataaatctatctgTCAGAATGTCTCATGCTGGTGTTAGGGTCAAAGGAAACCTGGATTACTTACAACAGGCTCCGTCAGCTTAGTCTAGTGTCAGGGCCAGACTAATGCTTAGTTAATTACTTCATACCTAATGTAAATACAGTGTAACTTGTATGAACCGGATGCCATCAAGGCTAGCATATTTCCAGACTACACAGGTTTTAATAACTGTAATTAAGGAGGAATAAACATGGTTCTGGATTAAACAAGTCGCCAGTTCTCAAAGGTTACACTGTATATTGCAGTCTGATTGGTTATCTGTTCATGATCACTCACCTCCTCGTCTCGTGGACAGATATTTTCTGAAATAGCCGCAATTTATAGATGGCATGATGTATGTAAAACGCTTTTGAACATAATTGATTGTCTGTTGAGATGCAGGTGCTGTACATGACTGTATGTATACAAGTCTGTTatttgaatacaaaaaaaatcattgctTGCTTATTAGTTTAAGAGATGCATGCATAAAATAGTGTTGTAAAAATTAGCAGAAAAAATCTGCTTTCAATATCTGCTCTCAATCAATGGAACATCTGCTTTCAATCAATGGAAATTTAGAAATACctcaaaattttaattgtaataaaattattgttttgttggatgaaattcattatgattttaatatgaaatgatgTGCTGTATTTGCCCCAATCAGGACCCATGACTCCATTAATATAAGTGGCCCTCCAATATGTTTTCCTCATTTCTGAGTGACTATCAAAGATTTTAACACAAATCTGTGCAGTATACTGTAAAAACTGGTAACTTCAAATATAATAAGTTTGAAGCATTCCAAGATTATCCTTAAGAAATGCTATCCTACTAAAACCAACACCTGGATCCTAGGTATTTATTGCTTCAAATGTGGCAcacatctatacatgtatattgttattgaAGAAGCTGGATATGATGGCTGTTGATTCTTTTGTATAATCCTCTTtcagtaattaaaaatattttgtaatttatgaATTCATCTTAACATTTGAAATACTTCATCATTGTCAGGAGCTCTTTAAGTTGATAATAAtgatcaaatatttttaatttttcttatGATTAATAACTTTGGTGTTTTAAATGTTGATGCAGTTTCAACttccaggagaaaaaaaaagatgttaAGCTTAAAGCTTATGATTGAGCTAGTGTATCTGGTATTGTGGTCAGAatactatgaaatatttgttaagaaaaaTTAACACAAACTCAATAAAACTCTGTATTTTTGACAGGAATCGtgtcatttcatatttttgtattaattgcTTTTGGATCAGTGTATTTCCAAAATTGGAATAATGATGTTATTGTACAAACTTCACCAAAAGaacatcaataaaataaaaacaacaatagaatatatattaatgtttaatCAACAATACtatcacaaaagaaaaaaaaaaatcaagcataTGATTTGCAAAAGCAGCATGCTgtaaaatacattatgtatattatatttattataaatatagaaaattcaGTGTAATTCactgttatattatatacacaagCAGAAGCAAATTGTCATAATGCCCCCATACATGTAAACTATAATTTCAGTTACTATTTGGCAGTGATTGGCAACAAGTGGAAGAGAACCAGAAAGCTTCTGTTTAGATCATTATTGTATCAATTattgttatctcccttgttttaatagtaaatcatttaagattatctcccttgttttattagtaatttttttagattatctcccttgttttaataataaatcatttaagattatctcccttgttttaTAAGTAAATTATTTCAGATTATCTCTCTTGTTTTAATAGTAAATCATttcagattatctcccttgttttcatagtaaataattcatatttcttAAACTGCTTCACTTAGTACGTATATTAGATACTGTAATATCGATTAACTATAACAGTGACAGGTACAGcttcataaatatcaataaaagaatagtattaatatcaaataattttaagTAGAATTCTGTGATAATTCACATGGTTAAAAAGGATAACCCTGTAATATctgtttttataatataaacccTGTAATATCTGTTCATAAGTAATACAATGTGCTATTCATTAATCAAGTATTTACCTGTTAAATATAACAAGCAGAACCCTGTGATATCTATTAGAAGTTAACAAGACTTTCAGCACCCTACTTGTAAAATACATTCAATTATCGCCTGTAAGTTAATGGCCATTAAATCTATCAGTGTTACCCTGAACTGTAAAGCTTGTACATAagtcacagggacttggcatCAATTTCCAAccaacatgtatatatgtatgatagtataataaacacatatttATATAGACTTGGTTGGAAAAAGTCCCTGTGCAATAAGTCTATattattgttataaaaatatcaatattaatattttcaatgctTTATATTCaacttgtacatatatataatatagataaaataaaatatcaatttcttcaaaataaaaccatatataatatcaataattcaaAAATAATCTACACAAGCACAACATAGAGTTTCACACACTGACTAGGAACAACAGAAGTTGGTGTCATTTCACAGCTTGTTCGATGTAAAACTGCATTAAATTACTGTCTTTGTCAGTTAGGATCAACCTGGCAAGGATGTATACTCAGTGAAAGCTTAATGATTTATCAAGTTATTCCCCTTTGTTTCACTTCTCATGAATACAGTTTCCAATCATTTGACTTGTAGCTCTTGAACTTTTGCAAGTTCTTCCATGTATAAGCTGGAAGATCTTTTGAAGAGCACAAATTGAGTTGGAATCTGACAGTACTGATGAAGTGagatgaagggaagtaactccgataTATCGGAAAGAGTGAAAGATGTTCCCAGTTTACTATTGAATTCCAATTCTAATTTGTCTGTCATTTTCTCCTTTTTTACACCTAGTCATAAGTA from Argopecten irradians isolate NY chromosome 5, Ai_NY, whole genome shotgun sequence includes:
- the LOC138323990 gene encoding LOW QUALITY PROTEIN: protoheme IX farnesyltransferase, mitochondrial-like (The sequence of the model RefSeq protein was modified relative to this genomic sequence to represent the inferred CDS: deleted 2 bases in 1 codon) — its product is MAHTWLPVTGRTCRICFNRMNVFSSSISARQYSSKPATAEAESDESDCEFTNGKPIKWPPPENSKPTQLNSKEHDFLIKQGKEGFIIFNKPASSLIHVHKKNAERHREFFFPKSSTGIKYTSRAIVAQLIQQDRVSVDTLQEERQLTSPGLQRQSVDDFNWKEQKLDISKLPDYYKRLSKIRLTGLVVLTAMAGYGMGPAAFDPLTFTMVSLGTALTSCSANSINQFLEVPFDSQMNRTKNRVLVQGHLSPLHAVTFAGVSGGLGLVILAMFTNPITTALGAFNLGLYTMVYTPMKRTSTANTWVGSIVGAIPPMMGWAACTGGLEPGAWLLGAILFAWQFPHFNALSWNLRPDYSRGGYRMMSVINPALCKRVALRYSVAMIGLCTLAPIMGVTSWTFAVDSLPFNLYMSYLALRFYQKGDSNSSRKLFRFTLIHIPAVLILMLLSKITMDKVVSSEVAAESVTTDKVISAVTASSVSTATGHTNKTKGNNSIQEKAAQNV